A DNA window from Setaria viridis chromosome 2, Setaria_viridis_v4.0, whole genome shotgun sequence contains the following coding sequences:
- the LOC117846056 gene encoding nucleobase-ascorbate transporter 2 encodes MAEVKPEDMVHHMPMDQLQGFEYCIDSNPSWGEGIALGFQHYILSLGTAVMIPTMLVPLMGGNDHDKAKVVQTLLFVTGIKTLLQTLFGTRLPTIMGGSYAYVVPVLSIIRDPSIAQIADGHTRFLQTMRAIQGSLIVSSSIQIILGYSQLWAICSRFFSPLGMVPVIALVGLGLFERGFPVVGKCVEIGLPMLILFVALSQYLKHVNVRHVPVLERFSMLMCIALVWVYAHILTASGAYKHTALVTQINCRTDLANLISSSQWISIPYPLQWGAPTFSADHAFGMMAAVVVSLIETTGAFKAAARLASATPPPAYVLSRGIGWQGIGTLLDGLFGTGTGSTVSVENVGLLGSTRVGSRRVIQISAGFMIFFSMLGKFGALFASIPFTIFAAIYCVMFGIVAAVGLSFMQFTNMNSMRNLFIIGVSLFLGLSIPEYFSRYSTSSRQGPAHTKAGWFNDYINTIFSSPPTVALFVAVLLDNTLDVRDAARDRGMPWWARFRTFRGDSRNEEFYTLPFNLNRFFPPS; translated from the exons ATGGCCGAGGTGAAGCCGGAGGACATGGTCCATCACATGCCCATGGACCAGCTCCAGGGCTTCGAGTACTGCATCGACTCCAATCCTTCCTGGG GGGAAGGGATTGCTTTGGGTTTCCAGCACTACATACTGTCCCTGGGCACTGCTGTCATGATCCCCACAATGCTGGTTCCGCTCATGGGTGGAAACGAT CATGATAAGGCCAAGGTGGTTCAAACTCTGCTGTTTGTCACTGGGATCAAGACGCTGCTCCAGACGCTATTTGGCACTCGCCTTCCTACAATCATGGGAGGTTCATATGCATATGTGGTTCCAGTCCTCTCCATAATCCGCGACCCCTCGATCGCACAAATAGCTGATGGCCATACT AGATTTCTTCAGACTATGAGAGCCATACAAGGTTCGCTGATTGTATCCTCAAGCATTCAAATAATTCTTGGATATAGCCAGTTGTGGGCAATATGTTCTAG GTTCTTTAGCCCACTTGGGATGGTTCCCGTCATTGCATTGGTGGGGCTTGGCCTTTTTGAGAGAGGATTCCCAGTG GTTGGGAAATGTGTGGAGATTGGTCTTCCAATGCTCATCCTATTTGTTGCGCTTTCCCAGTATCTGAAGCACGTGAATGTTCGGCACGTTCCTGTGTTGGAGAGGTTCTCAATGCTGATGTGCATCGCTCTTGTCTGGGTATATGCCCACATCCTCACAGCAAGTGGTGCATACAAGCACACGGCACTTGTCACTCAGATCAACTGCCGAACAGACCTTGCCAATCTCATATCTTCATCACAATG GATAAGCATTCCGTATCCATTACAATGGGGCGCACCAACATTCAGTGCAGACCATGCTTTCGGTATGATGGCTGCTGTGGTGGTCTCTTTAATCGAG ACAACAGGAGCATTCAAAGCTGCTGCCCGGTTGGCTAGTGCGACACCCCCACCAGCATATGTCCTGAGCAGAGGCATTGGGTGGCAG GGCATTGGCACCCTACTAGATGGCCTATTTGGCACTGGAACTGGTTCTACTGTTTCTGT TGAGAATGTCGGActccttggatcaacaagagtCGGTAGCAGAAGAGTGATACAAATTTCTGCAGGTTTCATGATCTTCTTCTCCATGCTAG GTAAATTTGGAGCACTTTTTGCCTCCATTCCCTTCACAATATTTGCTGCCATTTACTGTGTTATGTTTGGAATTGTCG CTGCCGTGGGGCTCTCCTTTATGCAGTTCACCAACATGAACTCAATGCGCAACCTCTTCATCATTGGTGTTTCACTCTTCCTTGGTTTATCTATACCAGAGTACTTCTCTCGGTATTCCACGAGTTCTCGACAGGGCCCAGCGCACACAAAGGCTGGATGG TTCAATGACTACATCAACACCATCTTCTCATCACCGCCAACCGTAGCCCTCTTCGTGGCGGTACTCCTTGACAACACACTGGACGTCAGAGACGCGGCAAGGGACAGAGGAATGCCATGGTGGGCACGATTCAGGACGTTCCGAGGCGACAGTAGGAACGAAGAGTTCTACACGCTGCCTTTCAACCTCAACAGATTCTTCCCCCCATCATGA